A stretch of DNA from Streptococcus sp. NPS 308:
AATAGAATTATAATCATGTAACGAGAGATTTTCAGTCAAATTTCACTATATAAACTATAAAAATATGCTATACTGTAGAAAAAAGAAAACAACCACTAGGGGTGCGTAAAGCTGAGATTAACGACTGTTAGATCCCTTTGACTCAATCTAGGTAATGCTAGCTGATGGAAGTGGAAATGATAATGAGGACTACTTGTCTTCTATTGCTTTCCTGAAACAGACTAGCTTGTTCTTAAGAATACAAACTTCAGTTGGTTGGGAGGTTTTAGATGACTTATTTACCCGTTGCTCTAACCATTGCAGGGACTGACCCTAGTGGCGGTGCTGGCATTATGGCTGACTTAAAGTCGTTCCAAGCGAGAGATGTCTATGGAATGGCCGTTGTGACCAGTCTTGTCGCTCAAAATACCAGAGGTGTTCAGCTAATCGAGCACGTTTCTCATCAAATGTTGAAAGCCCAATTGGAGAGCGTCTTTTCGGATATCAAGCCTCAGGCTGTAAAAACTGGGATGTTGGCAACTACTGAGATCATGGAGATCATCCAACCCTATCTTAAAAAGCTGGACTGTCCCTATGTGCTTGACCCTGTTATGGTCGCTACGAGTGGGGACACCCTGATTGATACCAGTGCGAGAAGCTTCCTAAAAACAAATCTGCTTCCCCTTGCAACTATTATCACGCCCAATCTTCCTGAGGCAGAAGAGATTGTTGGTTTTTCGATTCATGATCCAGAAGACATGCAGCGTGCTGGTCGCCTGATTATAAAAGAATTTGGTCCTCAGTCCGTTGTTATCAAAGGTGGCCATCTGGAAGGTGGTGCCAAGGATTTCCTCTTTACCAAGGAGGAGCAATTTGTCTGGGAAAGTCCAAGAATTCAAACTTGTCACACCCATGGTACTGGATGTACCTTTGCTGCTGTGATTACGGCTGAACTAGCCAAGGGCAGAAGTCTTTACCAGGCAGTTGATAAGGCCAAGGCCTTTATCACAAAAGCCATCCAAGACGCTCCTCAACTCGGACATGGTTCTGGCCCAGTCAATCATACAACTTTTAAAGATTAAGAAAAAAACTCTCTAGTTCCCGCAATAAGGAAATTAGAGAGTTTTTGATTAGGAAACAATGTCATCTAGCTTTGTTAAAAAGGCTTGTGTTTTTGCCTCAATATCTTCTGCCTGCATCACATCACGTACGACAGCTACTCCAGCTATACCCGTGCCGATAAGTTGGTCAATATTCTCTGACGTCAAGCCTCCGATAGCAACTACTGGAATGGCGACCGTTTGGCAAATTGTTTTCAAGGTTGAAATCAGGGTAATGGGTGCATTTTCTTTGGTCGTAGTCGGGAAAATGGCTCCTGTTCCCAAGTAATCCGCACCTGATGTTTCTGCTTCGAGAGCTCTTTTAACTGTTTTAGCAGTGACACCGAGGATTTTTTCAGGACCCAAGACTTTGCGGGCAACCGAAACTGGTAGTTCATCGTCGCCGATATGCAGACCTGCTGCATCGACTGCAAGACAAACATCCAACCGATCATCGATAATCAAGGGGACCTGATAGGCATCTGTTATTTCTTTGACTTGTTTTGCCAGTTGATAGTATTGATTGGTGGTGAGATTTTTTTCTCGTAGTTGGATAATAGTAACACCTGAACGACAGGCCGTCTCGACTTTTTCAAGAAAGTTTTCCAAGGAATCTTGGTAGCGATTGGTTACTAGATACAGTCTAAGTACTTCTCTATTCATAAAAATCTCCTTTGATGGCTTCTAGCCAGTTTTCATCTCTTTTTAGGAGAGAGAGTTGATTGAGAACTTGGTAACGAAAATCTTCTAATCCCATTCCTTGAACAACTATTCTCTCAGCAGCGATATTGAGATAAGAGACCGCTAGACAAGAAGCTTCAAAGGCAGTCATTCCTTGGCTAAGAAAAACGGCTGTCAAGGCTCCAACTAAGTCTCCTGTCCCTGTTATCCAGTCTAATTCTGCACAGCCATTTCCCAATACAGCAACTTGATTTTCTGAAACGATGAGGTCCTTGGGGCCAGTGACTAAGAATGACATACCAGAATAGGTCTGACACCAGTCTTTCAAGACTTGAAGCAAATCCTCCGTTTCTTGATCTTTAGCACTCGCATCAACTCCAACTCCATGGTGTTTTAAGCCAACAAGACTTCGGATTTCTGACATATTTCCTTTAAGGACCGTGGGCTTGTATTCTAAAAGATCTCTGACTAGATCCTTACGAATGAGGGAAGCCGCAACGCCAACTGCATCTACTACCATTGGGAGACAAGCTTGAGCTGCATAAGTAGCTGCCATGCGGATTGCTTTCTCTTTCTCAGCTGACAAATGCCCCAAATTGATGAAGAGAGCTTGGCTTTGTTTAGTAAAATCAAGAACCTCACGAGGGTCATCTGCCATGACTGGTTTGCATCCCAGAGCCAAAATGCCATTGGCCAGCATC
This window harbors:
- the thiE gene encoding thiamine phosphate synthase, with product MNREVLRLYLVTNRYQDSLENFLEKVETACRSGVTIIQLREKNLTTNQYYQLAKQVKEITDAYQVPLIIDDRLDVCLAVDAAGLHIGDDELPVSVARKVLGPEKILGVTAKTVKRALEAETSGADYLGTGAIFPTTTKENAPITLISTLKTICQTVAIPVVAIGGLTSENIDQLIGTGIAGVAVVRDVMQAEDIEAKTQAFLTKLDDIVS
- a CDS encoding hydroxyethylthiazole kinase, which translates into the protein MQEFTNPFPLSSSSLIHCITNEISCEMLANGILALGCKPVMADDPREVLDFTKQSQALFINLGHLSAEKEKAIRMAATYAAQACLPMVVDAVGVAASLIRKDLVRDLLEYKPTVLKGNMSEIRSLVGLKHHGVGVDASAKDQETEDLLQVLKDWCQTYSGMSFLVTGPKDLIVSENQVAVLGNGCAELDWITGTGDLVGALTAVFLSQGMTAFEASCLAVSYLNIAAERIVVQGMGLEDFRYQVLNQLSLLKRDENWLEAIKGDFYE
- the thiD gene encoding bifunctional hydroxymethylpyrimidine kinase/phosphomethylpyrimidine kinase — translated: MTYLPVALTIAGTDPSGGAGIMADLKSFQARDVYGMAVVTSLVAQNTRGVQLIEHVSHQMLKAQLESVFSDIKPQAVKTGMLATTEIMEIIQPYLKKLDCPYVLDPVMVATSGDTLIDTSARSFLKTNLLPLATIITPNLPEAEEIVGFSIHDPEDMQRAGRLIIKEFGPQSVVIKGGHLEGGAKDFLFTKEEQFVWESPRIQTCHTHGTGCTFAAVITAELAKGRSLYQAVDKAKAFITKAIQDAPQLGHGSGPVNHTTFKD